One genomic region from Amaranthus tricolor cultivar Red isolate AtriRed21 chromosome 12, ASM2621246v1, whole genome shotgun sequence encodes:
- the LOC130828208 gene encoding putative clathrin assembly protein At5g35200 isoform X2, with protein MMARGGTNSSLRKYLGSIKDTTTISLAKVNSDYKELDIAIVRATNHVERLAKEKHIRAIFVAISATRPRTDVAYCIHALARRLAKTHNWAVALKTLIVIHRALREVEPTFHEELINYERGRIHMLNMSHFRDDSSASAWDYSAWVRSYALFLEERLECYRVLKYDVETERPRTKDVDTMDLLEQLPALQQLLYRAIGCLPEGAAVHNHVIQLALSMVASESTKIYNAISDGTVNLVDKFFEMQPSDATRSLDIYRRAGQQAERLSEFYEVCKSLDVGRGEKFIKIEQPPASFLQAMEEYVKEAPRGSTLCKEQVKHVVDEKPTVVLQIENTDTTDVKEEHPPSPPPPEPVKEEKPFTEVPDLLSLDDPKPVASELDKKNALALAIVPIAPKLENGATGWELALVTAPSSNETITSTTKLAGGLDKLTLDSLYDDAMRKTQQPTSYNPWEPAPLTNPMMQQPIYDPFFASNAMVAPHSVQMAAMANQQQAFLLQQQQQMMMAAQQQHLFAVQQQQLPQMNPFGNPYAANAYGTGSPMQTQNSYTRML; from the exons ATGATGGCAAGGGGAGGTACAAATAGTAGTTTGAGGAAATATTTGGGATCCATCAAGGATACAACTACAATTAGCTTGGCTAAAGTTAATAGTGACTATAAG GAGTTAGATATAGCCATTGTTAGAGCAACTAATCATGTAGAGCGACTTGCGAAAGAGAAACACATAAGAG CTATCTTTGTAGCAATTTCTGCTACAAGGCCTCGGACTGATGTTGCATATTGTATACATGCTCTTGCGAGGCGCTTAGCAAAGACTCATAATTGGGCG GTTGCACTGAAAACATTGATTGTTATTCATCGTGCTTTGAGAGAAGTGGAACCTACATTCCATGAAGAGCTTATTAACTATGAAAGGGGCAGAATTCATATGCTCAATATGTCGCATTTTAGAGATGATTCAAGTGCTAGTG CATGGGATTACTCTGCTTGGGTTCGTTCGTATGCCTTATTTTTGGAAGAAAGGTTGGAATGTTATCGTGTCTTGAAATATGATGTTGAGACAGAGCGCCCC AGAACCAAGGATGTTGATACCATGGATTTGCTTGAGCAGTTGCCGGCATTGCAGCAACTTCTTTATCGAGCTATTGGTTGCCTG CCTGAAGGAGCAGCAGTTCATAATCATGTCATCCAATTGGCACTTTCTATG GTTGCTTCAGAAAGCACTAAAATCTACAATGCAATCAGTGATGGTACTGTTAATCTTGTTGACAAG TTCTTTGAAATGCAACCGAGTGATGCAACGAGGTCTCTTGATATATATCGTAGAGCAGGACAACAG GCTGAAAGGTTGTCAGAGTTCTATGAAGTATGCAAGAGCCTTGATGTTGGACGTGGcgagaaatttattaaaattgagCAG CCTCCTGCATCATTCTTACAAGCCATGGAGGAGTACGTGAAAGAAGCGCCTAGAGGTTCAACTTTATGCAAAGAACAG GTCAAGCATGTGGTTGATGAAAAACCTACAGTTGTCCTGCAAATTGAGAACACGGATACTACTGATGTAAAGGAAGAACATCCTCCATCACCGCCTCCTCCAGAACCAGTTAAGGAGGAAAAACCGTTTACTGAAGTTCCTGATTTGTTG AGTCTTGACGATCCTAAGCCAGTTGCCTCAGAGTTAGACAAGAAAAATGCATTGGCTCTAGCTATTGTTCCGATTG CTCCTAAATTGGAAAATGGCGCGACTGGATGGGAACTGGCACTTGTCACTGCTCCAAGTTCGAATGAGACTATTACTTCTACTACTAAACTG GCTGGAGGACTGGATAAGCTAACATTAGACAGCCTCTATGATGATGCAATGAGAAAAACCCAACAACCGACAAGCTACAACCCATGGGAGCCCGCTCCACTGACCAATCCTATGATGCAACAACCTATCTATGACCCATTTTTTGCCTCGAATGCCATGGTTGCGCCTCATTCTGTTCAGATGGCTGCCATGGCCAATCAACAGCAAGCATTCCTTCTACAGCAGCAGCAGCAAATGATGATGGCCGCACAACAACAGCATCTATTCGCCGTACAACAACAGCAACTGCCACAGATGAACCCTTTTGGCAACCCTTATGCCGCTAACGCATATGGTACCGGCTCGCCTATGCAAACACAGAACTCATACACCAGAATGTTGTGA
- the LOC130828208 gene encoding putative clathrin assembly protein At5g35200 isoform X1, whose amino-acid sequence MMARGGTNSSLRKYLGSIKDTTTISLAKVNSDYKELDIAIVRATNHVERLAKEKHIRAIFVAISATRPRTDVAYCIHALARRLAKTHNWAVALKTLIVIHRALREVEPTFHEELINYERGRIHMLNMSHFRDDSSASAWDYSAWVRSYALFLEERLECYRVLKYDVETERPRTKDVDTMDLLEQLPALQQLLYRAIGCLPEGAAVHNHVIQLALSMVASESTKIYNAISDGTVNLVDKFFEMQPSDATRSLDIYRRAGQQAERLSEFYEVCKSLDVGRGEKFIKIEQPPASFLQAMEEYVKEAPRGSTLCKEQVKHVVDEKPTVVLQIENTDTTDVKEEHPPSPPPPEPVKEEKPFTEVPDLLSLDDPKPVASELDKKNALALAIVPIDHLSNSAPAPKLENGATGWELALVTAPSSNETITSTTKLAGGLDKLTLDSLYDDAMRKTQQPTSYNPWEPAPLTNPMMQQPIYDPFFASNAMVAPHSVQMAAMANQQQAFLLQQQQQMMMAAQQQHLFAVQQQQLPQMNPFGNPYAANAYGTGSPMQTQNSYTRML is encoded by the exons ATGATGGCAAGGGGAGGTACAAATAGTAGTTTGAGGAAATATTTGGGATCCATCAAGGATACAACTACAATTAGCTTGGCTAAAGTTAATAGTGACTATAAG GAGTTAGATATAGCCATTGTTAGAGCAACTAATCATGTAGAGCGACTTGCGAAAGAGAAACACATAAGAG CTATCTTTGTAGCAATTTCTGCTACAAGGCCTCGGACTGATGTTGCATATTGTATACATGCTCTTGCGAGGCGCTTAGCAAAGACTCATAATTGGGCG GTTGCACTGAAAACATTGATTGTTATTCATCGTGCTTTGAGAGAAGTGGAACCTACATTCCATGAAGAGCTTATTAACTATGAAAGGGGCAGAATTCATATGCTCAATATGTCGCATTTTAGAGATGATTCAAGTGCTAGTG CATGGGATTACTCTGCTTGGGTTCGTTCGTATGCCTTATTTTTGGAAGAAAGGTTGGAATGTTATCGTGTCTTGAAATATGATGTTGAGACAGAGCGCCCC AGAACCAAGGATGTTGATACCATGGATTTGCTTGAGCAGTTGCCGGCATTGCAGCAACTTCTTTATCGAGCTATTGGTTGCCTG CCTGAAGGAGCAGCAGTTCATAATCATGTCATCCAATTGGCACTTTCTATG GTTGCTTCAGAAAGCACTAAAATCTACAATGCAATCAGTGATGGTACTGTTAATCTTGTTGACAAG TTCTTTGAAATGCAACCGAGTGATGCAACGAGGTCTCTTGATATATATCGTAGAGCAGGACAACAG GCTGAAAGGTTGTCAGAGTTCTATGAAGTATGCAAGAGCCTTGATGTTGGACGTGGcgagaaatttattaaaattgagCAG CCTCCTGCATCATTCTTACAAGCCATGGAGGAGTACGTGAAAGAAGCGCCTAGAGGTTCAACTTTATGCAAAGAACAG GTCAAGCATGTGGTTGATGAAAAACCTACAGTTGTCCTGCAAATTGAGAACACGGATACTACTGATGTAAAGGAAGAACATCCTCCATCACCGCCTCCTCCAGAACCAGTTAAGGAGGAAAAACCGTTTACTGAAGTTCCTGATTTGTTG AGTCTTGACGATCCTAAGCCAGTTGCCTCAGAGTTAGACAAGAAAAATGCATTGGCTCTAGCTATTGTTCCGATTG ATCACTTATCAAACAGTGCTCCAGCTCCTAAATTGGAAAATGGCGCGACTGGATGGGAACTGGCACTTGTCACTGCTCCAAGTTCGAATGAGACTATTACTTCTACTACTAAACTG GCTGGAGGACTGGATAAGCTAACATTAGACAGCCTCTATGATGATGCAATGAGAAAAACCCAACAACCGACAAGCTACAACCCATGGGAGCCCGCTCCACTGACCAATCCTATGATGCAACAACCTATCTATGACCCATTTTTTGCCTCGAATGCCATGGTTGCGCCTCATTCTGTTCAGATGGCTGCCATGGCCAATCAACAGCAAGCATTCCTTCTACAGCAGCAGCAGCAAATGATGATGGCCGCACAACAACAGCATCTATTCGCCGTACAACAACAGCAACTGCCACAGATGAACCCTTTTGGCAACCCTTATGCCGCTAACGCATATGGTACCGGCTCGCCTATGCAAACACAGAACTCATACACCAGAATGTTGTGA